From a region of the Haloferax volcanii DS2 genome:
- a CDS encoding tRNA (N(6)-L-threonylcarbamoyladenosine(37)-C(2))-methylthiotransferase produces the protein MARYHIETYGCTSNRGESRAIESALRDAGHYRVDGPEEADVAIMNTCTVVEKTERNMLRRAKELAAETADLIITGCMALAQGNDFREEGIDAQILHWDDVPAAVTNGECPTPGPGVEPVLDGVVGILPIARGCMSNCSYCITKFATGRVDSPSVDENVEKARALVHAGAKELRITGQDTGVYGWDNGDRKLPELLDRICTEIDGEFRVRVGMANPGGVHGIRDELAAVFARHDKLYNFIHAPVQSGSDEVLEHMRRQHRVDKFREIVETFDRELDYWTLSTDFIVGYPTETDADHERSMELLREVRPEKVNVTRFSKRPGTDAADLKGLGGTLKKERSKEMSEAKMDIVAAAYDEMVGTERDVLVVEEGTGDSVKCRDEAYRQIIVQNATEHGLEPGDFARVTVTAHQTVYAFAEPVEAQPEPREPTAA, from the coding sequence ATGGCCCGATACCACATCGAGACATACGGCTGCACCTCGAACCGCGGCGAGAGCCGCGCCATCGAGAGCGCGCTCCGCGACGCCGGCCACTACCGCGTCGACGGGCCCGAGGAGGCCGATGTCGCCATCATGAACACCTGTACGGTCGTGGAGAAGACGGAGCGGAACATGCTCCGTCGGGCCAAAGAGCTGGCGGCGGAGACGGCGGACCTCATCATCACGGGCTGTATGGCGCTCGCGCAGGGCAACGACTTCCGCGAGGAGGGCATCGACGCCCAGATTCTCCACTGGGACGACGTGCCGGCCGCCGTCACCAACGGCGAGTGTCCGACCCCCGGCCCCGGCGTCGAACCCGTCTTGGACGGCGTGGTCGGCATCCTGCCCATCGCCCGCGGCTGTATGTCGAACTGCTCGTACTGCATCACGAAGTTCGCCACCGGCCGGGTGGATTCGCCCTCGGTCGACGAGAACGTCGAGAAGGCGCGGGCGCTCGTCCACGCCGGCGCGAAGGAACTCCGCATCACGGGCCAGGACACCGGCGTCTACGGCTGGGACAACGGCGACCGGAAGCTCCCCGAGCTACTGGACCGCATCTGCACCGAAATCGACGGCGAGTTCCGCGTCCGAGTCGGCATGGCCAACCCCGGCGGCGTCCACGGCATCCGCGACGAACTCGCCGCGGTGTTCGCCCGACACGACAAGCTCTACAACTTCATCCACGCGCCCGTGCAGTCGGGCTCCGACGAGGTGCTCGAACACATGCGTCGCCAGCACCGCGTCGACAAGTTCAGAGAAATCGTCGAGACGTTCGACCGCGAACTCGACTACTGGACGCTCTCGACCGACTTCATCGTCGGCTACCCGACCGAGACCGACGCGGACCACGAGCGGTCGATGGAGCTGCTCCGCGAGGTTCGCCCCGAGAAGGTCAACGTCACGCGCTTCTCGAAGCGCCCCGGCACCGACGCCGCGGACCTGAAGGGCCTCGGCGGGACGCTCAAAAAGGAGCGCTCCAAGGAGATGTCCGAGGCGAAGATGGACATCGTCGCCGCCGCGTACGACGAGATGGTCGGCACGGAGCGCGACGTGCTCGTCGTCGAGGAGGGTACCGGCGACTCCGTGAAATGCCGCGACGAGGCCTACCGCCAGATAATCGTCCAGAACGCCACCGAACACGGCCTCGAACCCGGCGACTTCGCCCGCGTGACGGTGACCGCCCACCAGACCGTCTACGCCTTCGCCGAACCGGTCGAGGCACAGCCCGAACCGCGGGAGCCCACCGCCGCCTGA
- a CDS encoding GNAT family N-acetyltransferase — protein sequence MNDDYHLVPEFPAPETYVSLRDAAEMPPRSLAAAERGVPNTIFGVRVVFEGATGDEIVGMGRLVGDGGTVFQVVDVAVHPDHQGRGLGTRVMDALVDYLDREAPPSAFVNLLADVDGYYERWGFEPTAPASKGMFLRVGEGGVRGRDEN from the coding sequence GTGAACGACGACTACCACCTCGTCCCCGAGTTTCCCGCCCCCGAGACGTACGTTTCCCTCCGCGACGCCGCGGAGATGCCTCCCCGGTCTCTCGCGGCCGCCGAGCGCGGCGTTCCGAACACGATTTTCGGCGTGCGCGTCGTCTTCGAGGGGGCGACCGGCGACGAGATAGTCGGTATGGGTCGGCTCGTCGGCGACGGCGGTACCGTCTTTCAGGTCGTCGACGTAGCGGTCCACCCCGACCATCAGGGCCGCGGGCTCGGCACCCGCGTGATGGACGCGCTCGTGGACTACCTCGACCGCGAGGCCCCGCCGTCGGCGTTCGTGAATCTCCTCGCCGACGTGGACGGCTACTACGAGCGCTGGGGGTTCGAACCGACCGCGCCGGCGTCGAAAGGGATGTTTCTCCGAGTGGGCGAGGGCGGCGTCCGCGGGCGCGACGAGAACTGA